One segment of Streptomyces sp. TG1A-8 DNA contains the following:
- a CDS encoding GNAT family N-acetyltransferase: MTPTEPAFTIRPLDPVKDAELVHGWVTHPKAAFWMMQDAEPGDVERAYAQIAADEHHHALLGLCDGEPVFLMETYDPARRELAGLYEPEPGDVGMHFLVAPTDSPVHGFTRAVITAVMAHLFQDPATRRVVVEPDVRNTAVHALNEAVGFVPEREIQKPEKRALLSFCTRERFTAATGVAA; encoded by the coding sequence ATGACCCCCACCGAACCGGCCTTCACGATCCGTCCGCTCGACCCCGTCAAGGACGCCGAGCTGGTGCACGGCTGGGTCACGCATCCCAAGGCCGCGTTCTGGATGATGCAGGACGCCGAGCCCGGGGACGTCGAGCGGGCCTACGCGCAGATCGCGGCCGACGAGCACCACCACGCCCTCCTCGGGCTGTGCGACGGCGAACCCGTCTTCCTGATGGAGACGTACGACCCCGCCCGGCGCGAGCTGGCCGGCCTGTACGAGCCGGAACCCGGCGACGTGGGCATGCACTTCCTCGTCGCGCCCACCGACAGTCCCGTGCACGGGTTCACCCGGGCCGTCATCACCGCCGTGATGGCGCACCTGTTCCAGGACCCGGCGACCCGGCGGGTCGTGGTGGAGCCGGACGTGCGCAACACGGCCGTGCACGCGCTGAACGAAGCCGTCGGGTTCGTGCCCGAACGGGAGATACAGAAGCCGGAGAAGCGGGCGTTGCTGAGTTTCTGCACACGGGAGCGGTTCACCGCGGCGACGGGGGTGGCCGCGTGA
- a CDS encoding metallophosphoesterase family protein: MGVPEKLAERMSMAEQHEYLRARFSRRTMIRGGAVTLGAVAGGAFVPGATARAAAPTRHTAAATEAVDGALVAPFGRHLAYGNDPRTEITVSWQVPVAVKKPFIRIGAHPWDLSRRIDAEVRTLHTPAGVGASGDHTQYYLHARLTHLRPGRTYYYGVGHQGFDPAAPHLAGTLGTFTTAPAHKTPFTFTAFGDEGVGYHGLANNSLLLGQDPAFHLHAGDIAYADPSGAGRTTDTGFDSRTWDQFLAQTESVAKQVPWMPAYGNHDMEAWYSPNGYGGEDARWTLPDNGPDRKNLPGVYSFVYGNTAVISLDANDVSFEIPANLGISGGTQTTWLEGQLKRFRASRDVDFVVVFFHHCAYCTSTAHASEGGVRQEWVPLFEKYTVDLVINGHNHQYERTDVIKAGAVAKKLPIGGTAYPETEGVVYVTAGAAGRSLYAFSAPDTYEGHEHELDSVASFVNTKDGKQNETVTWSRVRYLDYSFLRVDVAPAAKGRQATLTVSGIAETGERIDHFTVSRRAK; the protein is encoded by the coding sequence ATGGGCGTACCCGAGAAGCTGGCCGAGCGCATGAGCATGGCCGAGCAGCACGAGTACCTGCGCGCCAGGTTCTCGCGGCGCACCATGATCAGGGGCGGAGCCGTCACGCTGGGTGCCGTCGCGGGCGGTGCGTTCGTGCCGGGTGCCACCGCCCGGGCCGCCGCGCCCACCCGGCACACCGCCGCCGCCACCGAGGCGGTCGACGGCGCGCTCGTCGCCCCCTTCGGCCGCCACCTGGCCTACGGCAACGACCCGCGCACCGAGATCACCGTCTCCTGGCAGGTCCCGGTCGCGGTGAAGAAGCCGTTCATCCGGATCGGCGCCCACCCCTGGGACCTCTCCCGCCGGATCGACGCCGAGGTCCGCACGCTGCATACCCCGGCCGGCGTCGGCGCGAGCGGCGACCACACCCAGTACTATCTGCACGCCAGGCTCACCCACCTGCGCCCCGGCAGGACCTACTACTACGGCGTCGGCCACCAGGGCTTCGACCCGGCCGCGCCCCACCTCGCGGGTACCCTGGGCACCTTCACCACCGCCCCCGCCCACAAGACGCCGTTCACCTTCACCGCCTTCGGCGACGAGGGCGTCGGCTACCACGGACTGGCCAACAACAGCCTGCTCCTCGGCCAGGACCCCGCCTTCCACCTGCACGCCGGTGACATCGCCTACGCCGACCCGTCCGGCGCCGGCAGGACCACCGACACCGGCTTCGACTCGCGCACCTGGGACCAGTTCCTGGCCCAGACCGAGTCCGTCGCCAAGCAGGTCCCGTGGATGCCGGCCTACGGCAACCACGACATGGAGGCCTGGTACTCGCCCAACGGCTACGGCGGCGAGGACGCCCGCTGGACGCTCCCCGACAACGGGCCGGACCGGAAGAACCTCCCGGGCGTCTACTCCTTCGTCTACGGCAACACGGCGGTCATCTCGCTCGACGCCAACGACGTCTCCTTCGAGATCCCGGCGAACCTGGGCATCTCCGGCGGAACCCAGACCACCTGGCTGGAGGGCCAGCTGAAGAGGTTCCGCGCCTCCAGGGACGTCGACTTCGTCGTCGTCTTCTTCCACCACTGCGCCTACTGCACCTCCACCGCGCACGCCTCGGAGGGCGGGGTGCGCCAGGAGTGGGTGCCGCTGTTCGAGAAGTACACGGTGGACCTGGTCATCAACGGCCACAACCACCAGTACGAGCGCACCGACGTCATCAAGGCCGGCGCGGTCGCCAAGAAGCTCCCGATCGGCGGCACCGCCTACCCCGAGACGGAGGGCGTGGTGTACGTCACGGCCGGCGCGGCGGGCCGCAGCCTGTACGCGTTCAGCGCCCCGGACACCTACGAGGGCCACGAGCACGAACTGGACTCGGTCGCCTCCTTCGTCAACACCAAGGACGGCAAGCAGAACGAGACGGTCACCTGGTCGCGGGTGCGCTACCTCGACTACTCCTTCCTGCGCGTGGACGTCGCGCCCGCCGCGAAGGGCCGGCAGGCCACGCTGACGGTGTCGGGCATCGCCGAGACCGGCGAGCGCATCGACCACTTCACGGTCTCCCGCCGGGCGAAGTAA
- the glmS gene encoding glutamine--fructose-6-phosphate transaminase (isomerizing), which translates to MCGIVGYIGKRDVAPLLLEGLQRLEYRGYDSAGLVVASPKTAGLRMVKAKGRVRDLEARVPARFKGTTGIAHTRWATHGAPSDVNAHPHLSADHKVAVVHNGIIDNAADLRRKLEADGVEFLSETDTEVLTHLIARSAAEKLEDKVRETLRLVEGTYGIAVMHADFADRIVVARNGSPVVLGIGEKEMFVASDIAALVAHTRQVVTLDDGEMATLKADDFRTYTTEGTRTSAEPTTVEWEAASYDMGGHDTYMHKEIHEQVEAVDRVLRGRIDDRFSTVHLGGLNLDAREARRIRRVKILGCGTSYHAGMIGAQMIEELARIPADAEPASEFRYRNAVVDPDTLYVAVSQSGETYDVLAAVQELKRKGARVLGVVNVVGSAIAREADGGIYVHAGPEVCVVSTKCFTNTCVAFALLALHLGRTRDLSVRDGKRIIEGLRGLPTQIAGILAQEEEIRKLAEGCADARSMLFIGRVRGYPVAREASLKLKEVSYIHAEAYPASELKHGPLALIEPALPTVAIVPDDDLLEKNRAALEEIKARSGRILAIAHREQEKADHTVVVPKNEDELDPILMGIPLQLLAYHTAKALGRDIDKPRNLAKSVTVE; encoded by the coding sequence ATGTGCGGAATCGTCGGATACATCGGCAAGCGTGACGTGGCCCCGCTGCTGCTCGAAGGCCTGCAGCGGCTGGAGTACCGCGGCTACGACTCGGCCGGCCTCGTCGTCGCCTCCCCGAAGACGGCCGGCCTGAGGATGGTCAAGGCCAAGGGCCGGGTGCGCGACCTGGAGGCCAGGGTCCCGGCGCGCTTCAAGGGCACCACCGGCATCGCCCACACCCGCTGGGCCACCCACGGCGCCCCCTCCGACGTGAACGCCCACCCGCACCTGTCGGCCGACCACAAGGTCGCCGTCGTGCACAACGGCATCATCGACAACGCCGCCGACCTGCGCCGCAAGCTGGAGGCGGACGGCGTGGAGTTCCTCTCCGAGACCGACACCGAGGTGCTCACCCACCTGATCGCCCGCTCCGCGGCCGAGAAGCTGGAGGACAAGGTCCGCGAGACCCTCCGCCTCGTCGAGGGCACGTACGGCATCGCGGTCATGCACGCCGACTTCGCCGACCGGATCGTGGTGGCCCGCAACGGCTCCCCGGTGGTCCTCGGCATCGGCGAGAAGGAGATGTTCGTCGCCTCGGACATCGCCGCGCTGGTCGCCCACACCCGGCAGGTGGTGACGCTGGACGACGGCGAGATGGCCACCCTCAAGGCCGACGACTTCCGCACCTACACCACCGAGGGCACCCGCACGAGCGCCGAGCCGACCACCGTGGAGTGGGAGGCGGCGTCGTACGACATGGGCGGCCACGACACCTACATGCACAAGGAGATCCACGAGCAGGTGGAGGCCGTGGACCGGGTGCTGCGCGGCCGCATCGACGACCGGTTCTCCACGGTGCACCTCGGCGGCCTCAACCTGGACGCCCGCGAGGCGCGCCGGATCCGCCGGGTGAAGATCCTCGGCTGCGGCACCTCGTACCACGCGGGCATGATCGGCGCCCAGATGATAGAGGAACTGGCCCGCATCCCCGCCGACGCCGAGCCGGCCTCCGAGTTCCGCTACCGCAACGCGGTCGTGGACCCCGACACGCTGTACGTCGCGGTCTCCCAGTCGGGCGAGACGTACGACGTGCTCGCGGCCGTGCAGGAGCTGAAGCGCAAGGGCGCCCGGGTGCTGGGCGTGGTCAACGTGGTCGGCTCGGCGATCGCGCGCGAGGCCGACGGCGGCATCTACGTGCACGCCGGCCCCGAGGTGTGCGTGGTGTCCACGAAGTGCTTCACCAACACCTGCGTCGCCTTCGCCCTGCTGGCGCTGCACCTCGGGCGCACCCGCGACCTCTCGGTGCGCGACGGCAAGCGGATCATCGAGGGCCTGCGCGGGCTGCCGACCCAGATCGCCGGGATCCTGGCGCAGGAGGAGGAGATCAGGAAGCTGGCGGAAGGCTGCGCGGACGCCCGCTCGATGCTCTTCATCGGCCGCGTGCGGGGCTACCCGGTGGCCCGTGAGGCCTCCCTGAAGCTCAAGGAGGTCTCCTACATCCACGCCGAGGCCTACCCCGCCTCCGAGCTGAAGCACGGCCCGCTGGCCCTCATCGAGCCCGCCCTGCCGACGGTCGCGATCGTGCCCGACGACGACCTGCTGGAGAAGAACCGCGCCGCCCTGGAGGAGATCAAGGCCCGCAGCGGCAGGATCCTCGCGATCGCCCACCGGGAGCAGGAGAAGGCCGACCACACCGTCGTCGTGCCGAAGAACGAGGACGAGCTCGACCCGATCCTCATGGGCATCCCGCTCCAGCTCCTCGCGTACCACACGGCGAAGGCCCTGGGACGGGACATCGACAAGCCGCGGAACCTGGCCAAGTCGGTGACGGTGGAGTAA
- a CDS encoding lysine N(6)-hydroxylase/L-ornithine N(5)-oxygenase family protein, with the protein MTARPEAPTTTYDFVGIGLGPFNLGLACLTEPIAGLEGVFLDSKPDFEWHAGMFLEGAHLQTPFLSDLVTLADPTSPYSFLNYLKERGRLYSFYIRENFYPLRVEYDDYCRWAAGKLSSVRFGTTVTEVTYEDELYAVRTAAGDVYRARHLVLGTGTPPHVPDACRDLGGDFIHNSRYLPHKARLQRKRSITLVGSGQSAAEIYHDLLSEIDVHGYQLNWVTRSPRFFPLEYTKLTLEMTSPEYIDYYHALPEATRYRLTDRHKGLFKGIDGDLINEIFDLLYRKNLGGPVPTRLLTNSALTGARYENGTYTLLLRQEEQGKDYELTSEGLVLATGYRYAEPEFLRPVRDRLRYDSHGNFDIARNYSVDVTGRGVFLQNAGVHTHSITSPDLGMGAYRNAYIIRELLGTEYYPVEKTIAFQEFAV; encoded by the coding sequence TTGACCGCGCGTCCTGAAGCACCGACCACGACCTACGACTTCGTGGGGATCGGGCTCGGCCCCTTCAACCTCGGCCTCGCCTGCCTCACCGAACCGATCGCCGGGCTGGAGGGCGTCTTCCTCGACTCCAAGCCCGACTTCGAGTGGCACGCCGGGATGTTCCTGGAGGGCGCCCACCTCCAGACCCCGTTCCTGTCGGACCTGGTCACGCTGGCCGACCCCACCTCGCCGTACTCCTTCCTCAACTACCTGAAGGAGAGGGGCAGGCTGTACTCGTTCTACATCCGCGAGAACTTCTACCCGCTGCGGGTCGAGTACGACGACTACTGCCGCTGGGCGGCCGGCAAGCTCTCCAGCGTCCGCTTCGGCACCACGGTGACCGAGGTGACGTACGAGGACGAGCTGTACGCCGTCCGCACCGCGGCCGGTGACGTCTACCGCGCCCGGCACCTGGTCCTCGGCACCGGCACCCCGCCGCACGTCCCGGACGCCTGCCGGGACCTGGGCGGCGACTTCATCCACAACTCGCGCTACCTGCCGCACAAGGCGCGGCTGCAGCGCAAGAGGTCCATCACCCTGGTCGGCAGCGGCCAGTCGGCGGCCGAGATCTACCACGACCTGCTCAGCGAGATCGACGTCCACGGCTACCAGCTGAACTGGGTGACCCGTTCGCCCCGCTTCTTCCCGCTCGAATACACCAAGCTCACGCTGGAGATGACGAGCCCGGAGTACATCGACTACTACCACGCGCTGCCCGAGGCCACCCGCTACCGCCTCACCGACCGGCACAAGGGCCTGTTCAAGGGCATCGACGGCGACCTGATCAACGAGATCTTCGACCTGCTGTACCGGAAGAACCTGGGCGGCCCCGTCCCCACCCGGCTGCTCACCAACTCCGCGCTGACCGGTGCCCGGTACGAGAACGGCACGTACACCCTCCTGCTGCGCCAGGAGGAGCAGGGGAAGGACTACGAGCTGACCAGCGAGGGCCTGGTCCTGGCCACCGGCTACCGGTACGCCGAACCGGAGTTCCTGCGGCCCGTCCGCGACCGGCTGCGCTACGACTCCCACGGGAACTTCGACATCGCCCGCAACTACTCCGTGGACGTCACCGGCCGCGGCGTCTTCCTGCAGAACGCGGGGGTGCACACGCACAGCATCACCAGCCCCGACCTGGGCATGGGCGCCTACCGGAACGCGTACATCATCCGCGAGCTGCTCGGCACCGAGTACTACCCGGTCGAGAAGACCATCGCCTTCCAGGAGTTCGCCGTATGA
- a CDS encoding universal stress protein, producing the protein MAGHEFFEPADRKRPVADPTAADPLAVGESRRSCDPAFQHGVVVGFDGSTSSERALAYAVGMAHRSRAGLIIVHVANRLPTTVWAGCEPPVFVDVPDHRTEVLGLELACAEHLAEVPWILVERGGDICHELEEVGQEYEADAIVVGSTHGLAGRIFGSVAGRLAKRARRPVIVIP; encoded by the coding sequence ATGGCCGGTCACGAATTCTTCGAACCCGCGGACCGCAAGCGGCCGGTCGCCGATCCGACGGCGGCCGATCCCCTGGCGGTGGGGGAGTCGCGCCGTTCCTGCGACCCCGCCTTCCAGCACGGGGTGGTCGTCGGCTTCGACGGCTCCACCTCCAGCGAGCGCGCCCTCGCCTACGCGGTCGGCATGGCCCACCGCTCCCGCGCGGGCCTGATCATCGTGCACGTGGCCAACCGCCTGCCCACCACCGTGTGGGCCGGCTGCGAGCCGCCGGTCTTCGTGGACGTCCCGGACCACCGCACCGAGGTGCTCGGCCTCGAACTGGCCTGCGCGGAGCACCTGGCCGAGGTGCCCTGGATCCTGGTCGAGCGCGGTGGCGACATCTGCCACGAACTCGAAGAGGTGGGGCAAGAGTACGAGGCCGACGCGATCGTGGTGGGCTCCACGCACGGCCTGGCCGGACGGATCTTCGGGTCCGTGGCCGGACGGCTGGCCAAGCGGGCCCGGCGACCGGTGATCGTCATTCCCTGA
- a CDS encoding helix-turn-helix domain-containing protein, whose translation MSHDSTAAPDAAARKLSGRRRKEIVAVLLFSGGPIFESSIPLSVFGIDRQDAGVPRYRLLVAAGEEGPLRTTGGLELTAPHGLEAIARAGTVVVPAWRSITSPPPEDALDALRRAHEEGARIVGLCTGAFVLAAAGLLDGRPATTHWMYAPTLAKRYPSVHVDPRELFVDDGDVLTSAGTAAGIDLCLHIVRSDHGNEAAGALARRLVVPPRRSGGQERYLDRSLPEEIGADPLAEVVAWALEHLHEQFDVETLAARAYMSRRTFDRRFRSLTGSAPLQWLITQRVLQAQRLLETSDYSVDEVAGRCGFRSPVALRGHFRRQLGSSPAAYRAAYRARRPQGDKHADQDVPAIQAGQAGALSGLPGHGPVGAPPTVLHPERDGGVPMQSRRQPAGAVSLLPGPRSGS comes from the coding sequence ATGAGCCACGACTCCACTGCCGCGCCGGACGCCGCGGCCCGGAAGCTTTCCGGGCGACGCCGCAAGGAGATCGTCGCGGTGCTGCTGTTCAGCGGCGGCCCCATCTTCGAGAGTTCCATACCACTTTCGGTGTTCGGGATCGACCGCCAGGACGCCGGAGTGCCGCGCTACCGCCTTTTGGTGGCGGCCGGCGAAGAGGGCCCGTTGCGGACCACGGGGGGCCTGGAACTCACCGCACCGCATGGGCTGGAGGCGATCGCCCGCGCCGGCACGGTCGTCGTGCCCGCCTGGCGCTCGATCACCTCACCACCACCGGAGGACGCCCTCGACGCGCTGCGCAGAGCGCACGAGGAGGGTGCCCGCATCGTCGGGCTGTGCACCGGGGCCTTCGTGCTCGCGGCGGCCGGCCTGCTCGACGGACGCCCGGCAACCACCCACTGGATGTACGCGCCGACACTGGCCAAGCGCTACCCGTCGGTGCACGTCGACCCGCGCGAGCTGTTCGTCGACGACGGCGACGTCCTGACCTCGGCCGGCACGGCCGCGGGCATCGACCTGTGCCTGCACATCGTGCGGTCGGACCACGGCAACGAGGCGGCCGGCGCGCTGGCCCGCCGCCTGGTGGTCCCGCCGCGCCGCAGCGGGGGCCAGGAGCGCTACCTCGACCGGTCTTTACCGGAGGAGATCGGCGCCGACCCGCTCGCGGAGGTCGTCGCCTGGGCACTGGAGCACCTCCACGAGCAGTTCGACGTGGAGACGCTGGCGGCGCGCGCCTACATGAGCCGCCGCACCTTCGACCGCCGGTTCCGCTCGCTCACCGGCAGCGCGCCGCTGCAGTGGCTGATCACCCAGCGGGTGCTGCAGGCACAGCGGCTGCTGGAGACGTCGGACTACTCCGTGGACGAGGTGGCGGGCCGGTGCGGCTTCCGCTCGCCGGTCGCGCTGCGCGGGCACTTCCGCCGCCAGCTCGGTTCCTCCCCCGCCGCCTACCGGGCCGCCTACCGGGCCCGCCGGCCGCAGGGCGACAAGCACGCCGACCAGGACGTCCCGGCGATCCAGGCGGGGCAGGCCGGCGCACTCTCCGGCCTGCCCGGGCACGGACCGGTGGGCGCCCCGCCCACCGTGCTGCACCCGGAGCGGGACGGCGGCGTGCCGATGCAGAGCCGCCGCCAGCCCGCGGGCGCGGTGAGCCTGCTGCCGGGACCGCGCAGCGGTTCGTGA
- a CDS encoding IucA/IucC family siderophore biosynthesis protein — translation MSPADAVAHLSPERWERANRLLVRKALAEFAHERLFTPERDGDRYVVRSDDGLTAYRFTAALRGLDHWQVDADSLTRHRDGTELPLDALDFCIEMRRTLGLSDEILPVYLEEISSTLSGTCYKLTKPPVTAAELAHASFQEIETGMTEGHPCFVANNGRLGFGVHEYLAYAPETASPVRLVWLAAHRSRATFTAGAGIEHEDFFRRELGAATVERFRAALTAQGLDPADYLLIPVHPWQWWNKLAVTFAAEVARRHLVCLGEGEDLYLAQQSIRTFFNTSDPHKHYVKTALSVLNMGFMRGLSAAYMEATPAINDWLARIVENDPVLKSTGLSVIRERAAVGYRHLEYERATDRYSPYRKMLAALWRESPVPSLGEGESLATMASLLHVDHEGASFAGALIERSGLTPAAWLRRYLRAYYVPLLHSFYAYDLVFMPHGENVVLVLKDGAVRRAVYKDIAEEIAVLDPNAVLPPEVRRIRVEVPEDRKLLSIFTDVFDCFFRFLAAHLAAEGILQEDGFWRTVAEVTRAYQEANPQLADRFRQYDLFAPEFALSCLNRLQLRDNRQMVDLADPAGALQLVGTLRNPLADF, via the coding sequence GTGAGCCCCGCCGACGCCGTGGCCCACCTGTCCCCCGAGCGCTGGGAGCGGGCCAACCGGCTGCTGGTGCGCAAGGCGCTCGCCGAGTTCGCCCACGAACGGCTGTTCACCCCCGAGCGGGACGGCGACCGGTACGTCGTCCGCAGCGACGACGGGCTGACCGCCTACCGCTTCACGGCCGCCCTGCGCGGCCTCGACCACTGGCAGGTCGACGCCGACTCGCTCACCCGGCACCGCGACGGCACCGAACTCCCGCTGGACGCGCTGGACTTCTGCATAGAGATGCGGCGGACGCTGGGCCTGAGCGACGAGATCCTGCCCGTCTACCTGGAGGAGATCTCCTCCACCCTGTCCGGGACCTGCTACAAGCTCACCAAGCCCCCCGTCACCGCCGCCGAACTGGCGCACGCCTCCTTCCAGGAGATCGAGACCGGGATGACCGAGGGCCACCCCTGCTTCGTGGCCAACAACGGGCGGCTCGGCTTCGGCGTCCACGAGTACCTGGCGTACGCCCCGGAGACCGCGAGCCCGGTCCGGCTGGTGTGGCTGGCCGCGCACCGCTCACGGGCCACGTTCACGGCCGGGGCCGGCATCGAGCACGAGGACTTCTTCCGCCGGGAGCTGGGCGCGGCCACCGTGGAGCGGTTCCGCGCCGCGCTCACCGCGCAGGGGCTCGACCCCGCCGACTACCTGCTGATCCCGGTCCACCCCTGGCAGTGGTGGAACAAGCTCGCCGTCACCTTCGCCGCCGAGGTGGCCCGCCGGCACCTGGTGTGCCTGGGCGAGGGCGAGGACCTGTACCTGGCCCAGCAGTCCATCCGGACCTTCTTCAACACCTCCGACCCGCACAAGCACTACGTGAAGACGGCCCTGTCCGTGCTCAACATGGGCTTCATGCGCGGGCTGTCGGCCGCCTACATGGAGGCGACCCCGGCGATCAACGACTGGCTGGCCCGGATCGTCGAGAACGACCCGGTGCTGAAGTCGACCGGGCTGTCGGTCATCCGGGAGCGGGCGGCCGTCGGCTACCGGCACCTGGAGTACGAGCGGGCCACCGACCGGTACTCGCCCTACCGGAAGATGCTGGCCGCGCTGTGGCGGGAGAGCCCGGTGCCGTCGCTCGGCGAGGGCGAGTCGCTGGCGACGATGGCTTCGCTGCTGCACGTGGACCACGAGGGCGCCTCCTTCGCGGGCGCCCTGATCGAGCGCTCCGGGCTCACCCCCGCCGCGTGGCTGCGGCGGTACCTGCGGGCGTACTACGTCCCGCTGCTGCACAGCTTCTACGCCTACGACCTCGTATTCATGCCGCACGGCGAGAACGTCGTCCTGGTCCTGAAGGACGGGGCGGTGCGGCGGGCGGTCTACAAGGACATCGCCGAGGAGATCGCCGTCCTGGATCCGAACGCGGTGCTGCCGCCGGAGGTGCGGCGGATCCGGGTCGAGGTGCCCGAGGACCGGAAACTGCTGTCGATCTTCACGGACGTCTTCGACTGCTTCTTCCGGTTCCTCGCGGCGCACCTCGCCGCCGAGGGGATCCTGCAGGAGGACGGCTTCTGGCGCACGGTCGCCGAGGTGACCCGCGCCTACCAGGAGGCAAACCCCCAACTGGCCGACCGGTTCAGGCAGTACGACCTGTTCGCCCCCGAGTTCGCGCTGTCCTGCCTGAACCGGCTCCAGCTGCGCGACAACCGGCAGATGGTGGACCTCGCCGATCCCGCGGGCGCGCTCCAGCTCGTGGGGACGCTGAGGAATCCGCTGGCGGACTTCTAG
- the orn gene encoding oligoribonuclease, giving the protein MNDRMVWIDCEMTGLSLSDDALIEVAALVTDSELNVLGDGVDIVIRPPDRALETMPEVVRRMHTASGLLEELAGGTTLADAEEQVLSYVREHVKEPGKAPLCGNSVGTDRGFLLRDMPALEGYLHYRIVDVSSIKELARRWYPRAYFNSPEKNGNHRALADIRESIAELRYYREAVFVPQPGPDSETARSIAAKHVLPAR; this is encoded by the coding sequence ATGAACGATCGCATGGTGTGGATCGACTGCGAGATGACCGGCCTCTCGCTGTCCGACGACGCGCTCATCGAGGTGGCCGCCCTCGTCACCGACTCCGAACTGAACGTGCTCGGCGACGGGGTGGACATCGTCATCCGTCCGCCGGACCGGGCGCTGGAGACGATGCCGGAGGTGGTGCGCCGGATGCACACCGCGTCCGGACTGCTGGAGGAGCTGGCCGGCGGCACCACGCTGGCCGACGCCGAGGAGCAGGTCCTCTCCTACGTCCGGGAGCACGTCAAGGAGCCCGGCAAGGCCCCGCTGTGCGGCAACTCCGTCGGCACCGACCGCGGTTTCCTGCTGCGGGACATGCCGGCCCTGGAGGGCTACCTCCACTACCGGATCGTCGACGTGTCCTCCATCAAGGAACTGGCCCGGCGCTGGTACCCGCGGGCGTACTTCAACAGCCCGGAGAAGAACGGCAACCACCGCGCCCTCGCCGACATCCGCGAGTCGATCGCGGAGCTGCGCTACTACCGCGAGGCCGTCTTCGTCCCGCAGCCCGGCCCCGACTCCGAGACCGCCAGGTCGATCGCCGCCAAGCACGTCCTGCCGGCCCGGTAG
- a CDS encoding LacI family DNA-binding transcriptional regulator, whose protein sequence is MAVNGGRGRGGRRPTLEEVAARAGVGRGTVSRVINGSPRVSDATRAAVEAAVAELGYVPNTAARALAANRTDAIALVVPEPETRFFAEPYFSDMLRGVGAGLSETEMQLVLIFAGGARERRRLAQYLAAHRVDGVLLVSVHADDPLPDLVAQLEIPAVISGPRSAGETLTSVDSDNYGGGRSAVEHLLQRGRRRIAHITGRLDVYGAQMRLAGYRDALRDAGQQVDELLIAQGDFTEEGGRRAMTALLERHPGLDAVFAGSDVMAAGARQVLREAGRRTPEDVALVGYDDSAIARHMDPPLTSVRQPIEGMGRAMIDLLLAEIADSRPTASPSPERRHAVLPTELVTRASS, encoded by the coding sequence ATGGCGGTCAACGGTGGGCGGGGCCGGGGCGGCCGGCGGCCGACCCTGGAGGAGGTCGCCGCCCGGGCCGGTGTGGGCCGCGGCACCGTCTCCCGGGTGATCAACGGTTCGCCCCGGGTCAGCGACGCCACCCGCGCGGCCGTGGAGGCGGCGGTCGCGGAACTGGGCTACGTCCCCAACACCGCGGCCCGTGCGCTGGCCGCCAACCGCACGGATGCGATCGCGCTGGTCGTCCCCGAGCCGGAGACCCGCTTCTTCGCCGAGCCGTACTTCTCCGACATGCTGCGCGGGGTCGGCGCGGGACTGTCCGAGACCGAGATGCAACTGGTGCTGATCTTCGCGGGCGGCGCCCGCGAACGCCGCCGCCTGGCCCAGTACCTGGCCGCGCACCGCGTGGACGGGGTGCTGCTGGTGTCCGTGCACGCGGACGACCCGCTGCCCGACCTGGTGGCCCAGCTGGAGATCCCGGCCGTGATCAGCGGTCCCCGGTCGGCCGGGGAGACCCTCACCTCGGTGGACTCCGACAACTACGGCGGCGGCCGCTCGGCCGTGGAGCACCTGCTGCAGCGGGGCCGGCGCCGGATCGCCCACATCACCGGCCGTCTCGACGTCTACGGCGCCCAGATGCGCCTGGCCGGCTACCGCGACGCGCTGCGCGACGCCGGTCAGCAGGTGGACGAACTCCTCATCGCGCAGGGCGACTTCACCGAGGAGGGCGGCCGACGGGCGATGACGGCCCTGCTGGAGCGCCACCCGGGCCTGGACGCGGTCTTCGCCGGCTCGGACGTGATGGCGGCCGGCGCCCGGCAGGTGCTGCGCGAGGCCGGCCGCCGCACTCCCGAGGACGTGGCCCTGGTCGGCTACGACGACTCGGCCATAGCCCGCCACATGGACCCGCCGCTGACCAGCGTCCGCCAGCCCATCGAGGGGATGGGCCGCGCGATGATCGACCTGTTGCTCGCGGAGATCGCCGACAGCCGCCCGACGGCCTCGCCCAGCCCGGAGCGGCGGCACGCCGTGCTCCCCACGGAACTGGTGACGCGGGCGTCGTCGTGA